Proteins encoded by one window of Drosophila melanogaster chromosome X:
- the wus gene encoding wurst, isoform A: protein MGTTQTVSPVAGKDKTNDTSKGSPSKAKSNGHAQGKTKSKEMNALPPQKSVVIAYLCWLFGGIFGLHHLYLHRDRHAFIWWCTLGGYMGIGWMGELFLIPEYVRDANEDPKFVKMFVAKLQAYPKPPYSSKRFVGQVMIGHLFGQVCSMAIPETLVGGWDLSFLHWTIPLFVSLGVWLVGNIGREQGVWWHCLVAAYLAYPARYLIYDETYSLLLTGLVAALTFDGLSKQWRRTPPRRGSPGERTFKLTTAVIIYCAFWGSFLYFNGTISDEDGGEVPIHEAIHNFLASAWWTDLKQALLDTYNYAQHHGWYETWKEVFESMDVDGERNSYKVLGVSATASQAEITAAYRKLSKEYHPDKVKDEGLRAQAHQRFIEIQQAYSVLSKIKSNRRRKNKQYQEEEAIVL, encoded by the coding sequence ATGGGCACCACGCAGACAGTATCTCCAGTGGCTGGAAAGGATAAGACCAACGATACCTCCAAAGGATCTCCCTCGAAGGCTAAGTCCAATGGCCACGCGCAAGGCAAGACCAAAAGCAAGGAGATGAACGCTCTGCCGCCCCAGAAATCGGTGGTCATTGCCTATCTATGCTGGCTTTTCGGCGGAATCTTCGGCCTGCATCATCTGTACTTGCACCGTGACCGCCACGCCTTCATTTGGTGGTGCACCCTGGGTGGCTACATGGGCATTGGCTGGATGGGCGAGCTCTTCCTGATACCCGAATATGTACGGGATGCCAACGAGGATCCCAAGTTCGTCAAGATGTTCGTGGCCAAGCTGCAGGCGTATCCGAAACCGCCGTACTCCTCGAAGAGATTCGTGGGCCAGGTGATGATCGGCCATCTGTTCGGCCAGGTGTGCTCCATGGCCATTCCGGAGACCCTGGTCGGTGGCTGGGATCTGAGCTTCCTACACTGGACGATTCCGCTGTTTGTTTCGCTGGGCGTTTGGCTGGTGGGCAACATTGGCCGGGAGCAGGGTGTATGGTGGCACTGCCTGGTGGCCGCCTATCTGGCGTATCCGGCCAGGTATTTGATATATGACGAGACCTACTCCCTGCTGCTCACTGGTCTCGTGGCGGCACTGACCTTCGACGGCTTGTCCAAGCAGTGGCGCAGGACTCCGCCGCGCAGGGGAAGCCCCGGTGAAAGGACCTTTAAGCTAACCACCGCCGTGATCATCTACTGCGCCTTCTGGGGCAGCTTCCTGTATTTCAACGGCACCATTTCGGACGAGGACGGCGGCGAGGTGCCCATTCACGAGGCCATCCATAACTTCTTGGCCTCCGCCTGGTGGACAGATCTGAAGCAAGCCCTGCTGGACACCTATAACTATGCGCAGCATCACGGCTGGTACGAGACCTGGAAGGAGGTGTTCGAAAGCATGGATGTGGATGGCGAACGAAATTCGTACAAGGTCTTGGGCGTAAGTGCCACCGCTTCGCAGGCAGAGATCACCGCTGCGTACAGGAAGCTCTCCAAGGAGTACCATCCCGACAAGGTCAAGGACGAGGGCTTGCGGGCCCAGGCCCACCAGCGCTTTATCGAAATCCAGCAGGCGTACAGTGTGCTCAGCAAGATCAAGTCCAACCGGCGGCGCAAGAACAAACAGTaccaggaggaggaggccatCGTCCTTTGA
- the CG4928 gene encoding uncharacterized protein, isoform C, with the protein MTGFTNAGFENDEPVKPKAGFEPDTASLREKVVLNPGEKWRILKNISIISIAFMVQFTAFQGTANLQSSINAKDGLGTVSLSAIYAALVVSCIFLPTLIIRKLTVKWTLVCSMLCYAPYIAFQLFPRFYTLVPAGILVGMGAAPMWASKATYLTQVGQVYAKITEQAVDAIIVRFFGFFFLAWQSAELWGNLISSLVLSSGAHGGGSSSNTTVSEEDLQFCGANFCTTGSGGHGNLERPPEDEIFEISMIYLSCIVAAVCIIAFFLDPLKRYGEKRKGSNSAAELSGLQLLSATFRQMKKPNLQLLIPITVFIGMEQAFIGADFTQAYVACALGVNKIGFVMICFGVVNALCSILFGSVMKYIGRTPIIVLGAVVHFTLITVELFWRPNPDNPIIFYAMSGLWGVGDAVWQTQINGLYGLLFRRNKEAAFSNYRLWESAGFVIAYAYATTLCTQMKLYILLAVLTLGCIGYVIVEILYRKKYLISRKYKISFFLS; encoded by the exons ATGACTGGTTTCACGAACGCCGGTTTCGAGAACGATGAGCCCGTCAAG ccaaaaGCTGGTTTCGAGCCCGATACCGCCTCGCTGCGAGAGAAAGTTGTGCTGAATCCGGGCGAGAAATGGCGCATCTTAAAGAATATCTCGATCATCTCGATCGCCTTCATGGTGCAGTTTACAGCGTTTCAG GGCACGGCCAATCTGCAATCCTCTATAAACGCAAAGGATGGCCTGGGCACAGTGTCGCTTAGTGCGATCTACGCCGCCTTGGTGGTCTCCTGCATCTTCCTGCCCACTCTGATCATTAGGAAACTAACGGTCAAATGGACATTGGTGTGCAGCATGCTCTGCTACGCACCATACATCGCATTCCAGCTCTTCCCGCGATTCTACACGTTGGTGCCCGCCGGTATCCTTGTGGGTATGGGCGCCGCACCCATGTGGGCGTCCAAGGCCACCTATTTGACGCAGGTTGGACAGGTGTATGCCAAGATCACGGAACAGGCGGTGGATGCCATTATAGTGCGATTCTTTGGCTTCTTCTTCCTGGCCTGGCAATCCGCTGAGCTCTGGGGCAATCTCATCTCCAGTTTGG TCCTCTCCAGCGGCGCTCATGGCGGTGGCAGCAGCTCGAACACGACGGTCAGCGAGGAGGATTTGCAGTTCTGCGGTGCCAACTTCTGCACCACCGGAAGCGGCGGCCATGGCAACCTGGAGCGTCCGCCAGAGGATGAGATCTTCGAGATCTCGATGATCTATCTGTCCTGCATTGTGGCCGCCGTCTGCATCATCGCCTTCTTCTTGGATCCCCTCAAGCGGTATGGTGAGAAGCGCAAGGGCTCCAATTCTGCCGCCGAGTTGTCCGGACTGCAGCTGCTGTCCGCCACCTTCCGCCAGATGAAGAAACCGAATCTGCAGCTCCTCATCCCTATCACCGTTTTCATTGGCATGGAGCAGGCTTTCATCGGTGCCGATTTCACTCAGGCCTATGTGGCCTGCGCCCTGGGAGTGAACAAGATTGGCTTCGTCATGATCTGTTTCGGTGTGGTGAATGCCCTCTGCTCGATCCTCTTCGGATCGGTAATGAAGTATATCGGCCGCACGCCCATCATTGTACTGGGCGCCGTCGTCCACTTCACCCTGATCACCGTTGAGCTCTTCTGGCGCCCCAATCCCGATAATCCCATCATCTTCTATGCCATGTCCGGCCTGTGGGGCGTCGGCGATGCCGTGTGGCAGACCCAGATCAACGGACTGTACGGACTGCTGTTCCGCAGGAACAAGGAGGCTGCCTTCTCCAACTACCGCCTATGGGAGTCCGCCGGATTCGTTATTGCCTACGCCTATGCCACAACACTCTGCACGCAGATGAAGCTCTACATTCTGCTGGCTGTACTCACGCTCGGCTGCATCGGCTACGTGATTGTGGAGATCCTGTACAGGAAGAAG TATTTGATATCTAGAAAGTATAAAATAAGTTTCTTTTTGAGTTAA
- the CG4928 gene encoding uncharacterized protein, isoform A, whose amino-acid sequence MTGFTNAGFENDEPVKPKAGFEPDTASLREKVVLNPGEKWRILKNISIISIAFMVQFTAFQGTANLQSSINAKDGLGTVSLSAIYAALVVSCIFLPTLIIRKLTVKWTLVCSMLCYAPYIAFQLFPRFYTLVPAGILVGMGAAPMWASKATYLTQVGQVYAKITEQAVDAIIVRFFGFFFLAWQSAELWGNLISSLVLSSGAHGGGSSSNTTVSEEDLQFCGANFCTTGSGGHGNLERPPEDEIFEISMIYLSCIVAAVCIIAFFLDPLKRYGEKRKGSNSAAELSGLQLLSATFRQMKKPNLQLLIPITVFIGMEQAFIGADFTQAYVACALGVNKIGFVMICFGVVNALCSILFGSVMKYIGRTPIIVLGAVVHFTLITVELFWRPNPDNPIIFYAMSGLWGVGDAVWQTQINGLYGLLFRRNKEAAFSNYRLWESAGFVIAYAYATTLCTQMKLYILLAVLTLGCIGYVIVEILYRKKQRKLKKQEKLEAAEKEKEAAAAAAAAALAAAEAGADGVEETDDELDDLEEDIVVTRL is encoded by the exons ATGACTGGTTTCACGAACGCCGGTTTCGAGAACGATGAGCCCGTCAAG ccaaaaGCTGGTTTCGAGCCCGATACCGCCTCGCTGCGAGAGAAAGTTGTGCTGAATCCGGGCGAGAAATGGCGCATCTTAAAGAATATCTCGATCATCTCGATCGCCTTCATGGTGCAGTTTACAGCGTTTCAG GGCACGGCCAATCTGCAATCCTCTATAAACGCAAAGGATGGCCTGGGCACAGTGTCGCTTAGTGCGATCTACGCCGCCTTGGTGGTCTCCTGCATCTTCCTGCCCACTCTGATCATTAGGAAACTAACGGTCAAATGGACATTGGTGTGCAGCATGCTCTGCTACGCACCATACATCGCATTCCAGCTCTTCCCGCGATTCTACACGTTGGTGCCCGCCGGTATCCTTGTGGGTATGGGCGCCGCACCCATGTGGGCGTCCAAGGCCACCTATTTGACGCAGGTTGGACAGGTGTATGCCAAGATCACGGAACAGGCGGTGGATGCCATTATAGTGCGATTCTTTGGCTTCTTCTTCCTGGCCTGGCAATCCGCTGAGCTCTGGGGCAATCTCATCTCCAGTTTGG TCCTCTCCAGCGGCGCTCATGGCGGTGGCAGCAGCTCGAACACGACGGTCAGCGAGGAGGATTTGCAGTTCTGCGGTGCCAACTTCTGCACCACCGGAAGCGGCGGCCATGGCAACCTGGAGCGTCCGCCAGAGGATGAGATCTTCGAGATCTCGATGATCTATCTGTCCTGCATTGTGGCCGCCGTCTGCATCATCGCCTTCTTCTTGGATCCCCTCAAGCGGTATGGTGAGAAGCGCAAGGGCTCCAATTCTGCCGCCGAGTTGTCCGGACTGCAGCTGCTGTCCGCCACCTTCCGCCAGATGAAGAAACCGAATCTGCAGCTCCTCATCCCTATCACCGTTTTCATTGGCATGGAGCAGGCTTTCATCGGTGCCGATTTCACTCAGGCCTATGTGGCCTGCGCCCTGGGAGTGAACAAGATTGGCTTCGTCATGATCTGTTTCGGTGTGGTGAATGCCCTCTGCTCGATCCTCTTCGGATCGGTAATGAAGTATATCGGCCGCACGCCCATCATTGTACTGGGCGCCGTCGTCCACTTCACCCTGATCACCGTTGAGCTCTTCTGGCGCCCCAATCCCGATAATCCCATCATCTTCTATGCCATGTCCGGCCTGTGGGGCGTCGGCGATGCCGTGTGGCAGACCCAGATCAACGGACTGTACGGACTGCTGTTCCGCAGGAACAAGGAGGCTGCCTTCTCCAACTACCGCCTATGGGAGTCCGCCGGATTCGTTATTGCCTACGCCTATGCCACAACACTCTGCACGCAGATGAAGCTCTACATTCTGCTGGCTGTACTCACGCTCGGCTGCATCGGCTACGTGATTGTGGAGATCCTGTACAGGAAGAAG CAACGCAAGCTCAAGAAGCAGGAGAAGCTGGAGGCcgcggagaaggagaaggaggccgccgccgccgcagccgcCGCCGCTTTGGCCGCCGCCGAGGCAGGAGCAGATGGCGTCGAGGAGACCGACGACGAGCTGGACGATCTCGAGGAGGACATTGTGGTCACGCGCCTGTAA